A window from Eretmochelys imbricata isolate rEreImb1 chromosome 23, rEreImb1.hap1, whole genome shotgun sequence encodes these proteins:
- the LOC144279327 gene encoding netrin-1-like, translated as MPGVWQGLGVLLSLQLALLGLTSDPCYDAARRPRYCLPEPADLAAGRPVQASATCGRPPQRLCVFRHPGDASSRRCRLCDGADPAAAHPAAHLTDAGGEATCWQSGPVANASLTLALGGRFELLYVALRFCSPRPHSLALYKSTDHGHSWTPFQFFSARCPQAYGLPPASAVSKALEHEAICTAAQTDPTPLVGGLVAFMPLAGRPWARAFEYSPVLQDWVTATDLRVALDRRHRGLGLRGREASYGVSELQVGGRCRCNGHAARCGATGPSGAPQCHCRHNTAGPECETCRAFYCDRPWQRATPSEAHECVACECNRHAHRCRFNMELYKLSGRKSGGVCLNCRHHTAGRHCHYCQPGFKRDLGRPITSRRACKACQCHPIGAVGTMCNQTTGQCQCKMGVTGLTCNRCAQGFQQSRTAHAPCLRVQEVMTTTAAYPLEWNTGAWGTECQTHCNPSHGRIHMNLRKYCKKDYVLHAQLLAMVESGEWWQFTTSVLAVYRQRQVPIRRGEQPLWVPRQDLACGCLRLQIGKAYLVIGNDAESPDPARLVLDRNSLALPWRDVWAHKLRRFQQQNRRGNCRSP; from the exons ATGCCTGGCGTCTGGCAGGGCCTGGGAGTGCTGCTCTCGCTCCAGCTGGCCCTGCTGGGCCTGACCTCCGACCCCTGCTACGATGCCGCCCGGCGGCCCCGCTACTGCCTCCCGGAGCCAGCCGACCTGGCCGCCGGGCGCCCCGTCCAGGCCTCCGCCACCTGCGGCCGCCCCCCGCAGCGCCTGTGCGTCTTCCGCCACCCGGGCGATGCCTCGTCCCGCCGGTGCCGCCTCTGCGACGGGGCCGACCCTGCCGCCGCCCACCCCGCCGCCCACCTGACCGACGCGGGCGGCGAGGCCACCTGCTGGCAGTCGGGGCCAGTGGCCAACGCCAGCCTGACCCTGGCCCTGGGGGGCCGCTTCGAGCTGCTCTACGTGGCCCTCCGcttctgctccccccgcccccactccctggcCCTCTACAAATCCACAGACCACGGCCACTCCTGGACCCCTTTCCAGTTCTTCTCCGCCCGCTGCCCCCAGGCCTACGGGCTGCCCCCGGCCTCCGCCGTCAGCAAGGCCTTGGAACATGAGGCCATCTGCACCGCCGCCCAGACGGACCCCACGCCGCTGGTGGGGGGGCTGGTAGCCTTCATGCCCCTAGCCGGCCGCCCCTGGGCCCGGGCCTTCGAGTACAGCCCAGTGCTCCAGGACTGGGTGACGGCCACTGACCTGCGGGTGGCCTTGGATCGCAGGCaccgggggctggggctgcggggccgGGAAGCCTCCTACGGGGTGTCGGAGCTGCAGGTCGGGGGCCGGTGCCGGTGCAACGGGCATGCTGCCCGGTGCGGGGCCACTGGGCCCAGCGGCGCCCCCCAGTGCCATTGCCGCCACAACACGGCCGGCCCTGAGTGCGAGACTTGCAGGGCCTTCTACTGCGACCGGCCCTGGCAGCGGGCCACGCCCAGCGAGGCTCACGAGTGCGTGG CCTGCGAATGCAACCGCCACGCGCACCGGTGCCGCTTCAACATGGAGCTGTACAAGCTTTCGGGGCGCAAGAGCGGGGGCGTCTGCCTGAACTGCCGGCACCACACGGCTGGGCGGCACTGTCACTACTGCCAGCCGGGTTTCAAACGTGACCTGGGCCGGCCCATCACCAGCCGCAGGGCCTGCAAGG CCTGCCAGTGCCACCCCATCGGAGCAGTCGGCACCATGTGCAACCAGACCACAGGGCAGTGCCAGTGCAAGATGGGTGTCACCGGGCTCACCTGCAACCGCTGCGCCCAGGGCTTTCAGCAGAGCCGCACTGCCCACGCCCCCTGCCTCC GCGTTCAAGAAGTGATGACCACCACGGCTGCCTACCCCTTGGAGTGGAACACAGGTGCCTGGG GCACTGAATGCCAGACTCACTGCAACCCCTCCCACGGCCGCATCCACATGAACCTGCGAAAATACTGCAAGAAGGATTACG TGCTGCATGCCCAGCTGCTGGCCATGGTGGAGTCGGGCGAGTGGTGGCAATTCACGACCTCGGTGCTGGCAGTCTATCGGCAGCGCCAGGTGCCCATCCGCCGGGGTGAGCAACCGCTCTGGGTGCCCCGGCAGGACCTGGCCTGCGGCTGCCTGCGCCTCCAAATTGGCAAGGCCTACCTGGTGATCGGGAACGACGCAGAGTCGCCCGACCCGGCGCGCCTGGTGCTGGACAGGAACAGCCTGGCGCTGCCCTGGCGCGATGTCTGGGCCCACAAGCTCCGTCGCTTCCAGCAGCAGAACCGGCGGGGCAACTGCCGGAGCCCCTGA
- the SPHK2 gene encoding sphingosine kinase 2 isoform X1, giving the protein MITEADISFNLIQTERPNHARELVKGINLAEWDGIVAISGDGLLYEVLNGLMERHDWEEAIKMPVGILPSGSGNALAGAINCNAGRLEQVLGLELLLNCTLLLCHAAVAPLDLVAITMASGTRCFSCLSVAWGFVSDVDIESEKYRHMGSARFTLGTLVRLASMHTYRGRLSYLPATDATAHRPISRSITVAPNGHLPLQRVPLHRALSDMGLCEERHAFRGAEPAPVPCPSPGSPPPSSASVLPPPSFSFEPGPGELLAGGAGEARVGGPPDELLVPLGQPVPGSWMTVEDNFVLVLAIYQSHLGADLFTAPFARFDDGLIHLCFIKAGISRAALIRLFLAMEKGSHFEQECPHLIHVPVRAFRLEPLTRKGTLTVDGERVEYGPIQGQVHQGLARLITGVNRLKIASS; this is encoded by the exons ATGATCACGGAGGCGGACATCAGCTTTAACTTGATCCAGACAG agaggcCTAACCATGCCCGGGAGCTGGTGAAGGGCATCAACCTGGCAGAATGGGATGGGATCGTCGCCATCTCGGGGGATGGGCTCCTATATGAg GTTCTCAACGGGCTGATGGAGCGCCATGACTGGGAGGAGGCGATCAAGATGCCAGTTGGGATTTTACCGAGTGGTTCGGGGAACGCCTTAGCCGGAGCCATCAACTGTAACGCAGG caggctggagcaggtactgggcctggagctgctgctgaacTGCACCCTGCTGCTGTGCCATGCAGCCGTGGCCCCACTGGACCTGGTGGCCATCACCATGGCCTCGGGCACCCGCTGCTTCTCCTGCCTCAGCGTGGCCTGGGGCTTCGTCTCGGACGTGGACATCGAGAGTGAGAAGTACCGGCACATGGGTTCCGCCCGGTTCACGCTGGGCACCCTGGTGCGCCTGGCCTCCATGCACACCTACCGCGGGCGCCTCTCCTACCTGCCTGCCACCGATGCCACCGCCCACCGGCCCATCTCCCGCAGCATCACCGTGGCCCCCAACGGCCACCTGCCCCTGCAGCGCGTGCCCCTGCATCGTGCCCTGTCCGACATGGGGTTGTGCGAGGAGCGCCACGCCTTCCGGGGGGCCGAGCCAGCCCCCGTGCCCTGCCCCTCGcccggctccccgcccccctcctccgCCTCCGTCCTGCCCCCGCCCAGCTTCTCCTTCGAGCCCGGGCCAGGGGAGCTGCTGGCCGGCGGGGCAGGCGAGGCCCGGGTGGGCGGCCCCCCAGACGAGCTGCTGGTGCCGCTGGGGCAGCCGGTGCCCGGCTCCTGGATGACAGTGGAGGACAACTTTGTTCTGGTGCTGGCCATTTACCAGAGCCACCTGGGGGCTGACCTCTTCACCGCCCCCTTTGCCCGCTTCGACGACGGGCTCATCCATCTCTGCTTCATCAAAGCCGGCATCTCCCGCGCCGCCCTGATCCGCCTCTTCCTGGCCATGGAGAAGGGCAGCCACTTTGAGCAGGAGTGTCCCCACCTCATCCATGTGCCCGTCCGGGCCTTCCGCCTGGAGCCCCTCACCCGCAAGGGCACCCTGACcgtggacggtgagcgggtggaGTATGGCCCCATCCAGGGCCAGGTGCACCAGGGCCTCGCCAGACTCATCACCGGCGTCAATCGCCTCAAGATCGCCAGCAGCTAA
- the DBP gene encoding D site-binding protein, which produces MARPAAQLGATERLPNPLLSSPPLGVPGAGMVSLKSLLQGPIKSPERRPKDLTTCLAKEKERKMEEELGGARAGQCAYLGSLLWERTLPYSEIEYVDLDEFLLENGLPPSPAQPPFSPASQATSSPSRGIAVDLSRPASCTSSACSSPAECPGSSDGDQCCAPAGPVTPASRHTPSPVDPEAVEVLMNFDPDPADLALSSVPGHETFDPRKHRFSDEELKPQPIMKKARKIQVPDEQKDEKYWNRRYKNNEAAKRSRDARRLKENQITVRAAFLEKENAVLRQEVASIRQELSRYRTILTKYESQHGTL; this is translated from the exons ATGGCCAGGCCAGCGGCCCAGCTGGGCGCCACGGAGCGGCTGCCGAACCCTTTGCTCTCCTCTCCGCCGCTGGGGGTGCCTGGGGCCGGCATGGTCAGCCTGAAGAGCCTCCTGCAGGGGCCCATCAAGAGCCCGGAGCGCAGGCCCAAGGACCTGACCACCT gcctggccaAGGAGAAGGAGCGGAAGATGGAGGAAGAGCTGGGGGGCGCACGGGCGGGACAGTGTGCCTACCTGGGCTCCCTGCTGTGGGAGCGCACCCTGCCCTACAGCGAGATCGAGTACGTGGACCTGGACGAGTTCCTGCTGGAGAACGGGCTCCCCCCTAGCCCGGCCCAGCCGCCCTTCTCCCCGGCCAGCCAGGCCACCAGCTCGCCCTCCAGGGGCATCGCCGTCGACCTCAGCCGCCCGGCCTCCTGCACCTCCTCTGCCTGCTCCTCGCCCGCCGAGTGCCCGGGCAGCAGCGACGGGGACCAGTGCTGTGCCCCTGCAG GTCCGGTGACCCCCGCCTCCCGGCACACACCCAGCCCGGTGGACCCCGAGGCAGTGGAGGTGCTGATGAACTTTGATCCTGACCCCGCGGATCTGGCACTATCCAGCGTCCCGGGGCATGAGACCTTCGACCCCCGGAAGCACCGGTTCTCAGATGAGGAGCTCAAACCGCAGCCGATCATGAAAAAGGCGCGGAAAATCCAAGTGCCAGACGAGCAAAAG gatGAGAAGTACTGGAACCGGCGCTACAAGAACAATGAGGCGGCCAAGCGCTCGCGGGACGCCCGGCGCCTCAAGGAGAACCAGATCACGGTGCGGGCCGCCTTCCTGGAGAAGGAGAACGCCGTCCTGCGGCAGGAGGTGGCCAGCATCCGCCAGGAGCTCTCCCGCTACCGCACCATCCTCACCAAGTACGAGTCTCAGCATGGCACCTTGTAG
- the LOC144279040 gene encoding sulfotransferase 2B1-like translates to MAVPSSHSVLYKGMMLPALVHSTESLRYAQLGFQVRDRDIFSVTYPKSGTTWMQELLTLIHSDGDPQLAQSVPSWERVPWVEQTTAAGFLENRPCPRLISSHLPCGLFPTSLHGSNAKVIYTVRNPKDVCVSLYYYSKMASFLEFPEDFGEFVELFSAGKVLFGSWFQHVKGWLGLRDRLNFLLLTYEEMHQDLRGSVERICQFLGKPLEARMLDGVVENASFQAMKQNRMCNYSLVPENIMDQRISPFLRKGVPGDWKGHFTVAQSQAFDRLYQEQMQDVGVRFPWDEA, encoded by the exons atgGCCGTCCCCAGCTCGCACTCGGTGCTGTACAAGGGGATGATGCTCCCGGCCCTGGTGCACAGCACCGAGAGCCTGAGGTACGCTCAGCTCGGCTTCCAGGTGCGAGACAGAGACATCTTCAGTGTCACATACCCCAAATCAG gcaccaCCTGGATGCAGGAGCTGCTGACCCTCATCCACAGCGACGGAGACCCCCAGCTGGCGCAGTCGGTGCCCTCCTGGGAGCGGGTGCCCTGGGTTGAGCAGACCACTGCAGCTGGGTTCCTGGAGAACCGGCCCTGTCCGCGGCTCATCTCATCCCACCTGCCCTGCGGCCTCTTTCCGACCTCCCTCCACGGCTCCAACGCCAAG gtGATCTATACTGTGAGGAACCCCAAGGACGTCTGTGTCTCTCTCTATTATTACTCTAAAATGGCCTCGTTCCTGGAGTTCCCGGAAGATTTTGGGGAATTTGTGGAGCTCTTCAGCGCAGGCAAAG TGCTGTTTGGCTCCTGGTTCCAGCACGTCAAGGGCTGGCTGGGCCTTAGGGACCGGCTCAACTTCCTCctcctgacctatgaggaaatgcATCAG GACCTGCGGGGCAGTGTGGAGCGGATCTGCCAGTTCCTGGGCAAGCCGCTGGAGGCACGGATGCTGGACGGGGTGGTGGAGAACGCCTCCTTCCAGGCCATGAAGCAGAACAGGATGTGTAACTACAGCCTGGTGCCGGAGAACATCATGGACCAACGGATCAGCCCCTTCCTGAGGAAag GGGTCCCAGGCGACTGGAAGGGGCATTTCACGGTGGCGCAGAGCCAGGCATTTGACCGGCTCTACCAGGAGCAAATGCAGGACGTGGGCGTCCGATTCCCATGGGACGAGGCCTGA
- the SPHK2 gene encoding sphingosine kinase 2 isoform X2 has translation MITEADISFNLIQTERPNHARELVKGINLAEWDGIVAISGDGLLYEVLNGLMERHDWEEAIKMPVGILPSGSGNALAGAINCNAGLEQVLGLELLLNCTLLLCHAAVAPLDLVAITMASGTRCFSCLSVAWGFVSDVDIESEKYRHMGSARFTLGTLVRLASMHTYRGRLSYLPATDATAHRPISRSITVAPNGHLPLQRVPLHRALSDMGLCEERHAFRGAEPAPVPCPSPGSPPPSSASVLPPPSFSFEPGPGELLAGGAGEARVGGPPDELLVPLGQPVPGSWMTVEDNFVLVLAIYQSHLGADLFTAPFARFDDGLIHLCFIKAGISRAALIRLFLAMEKGSHFEQECPHLIHVPVRAFRLEPLTRKGTLTVDGERVEYGPIQGQVHQGLARLITGVNRLKIASS, from the exons ATGATCACGGAGGCGGACATCAGCTTTAACTTGATCCAGACAG agaggcCTAACCATGCCCGGGAGCTGGTGAAGGGCATCAACCTGGCAGAATGGGATGGGATCGTCGCCATCTCGGGGGATGGGCTCCTATATGAg GTTCTCAACGGGCTGATGGAGCGCCATGACTGGGAGGAGGCGATCAAGATGCCAGTTGGGATTTTACCGAGTGGTTCGGGGAACGCCTTAGCCGGAGCCATCAACTGTAACGCAGG gctggagcaggtactgggcctggagctgctgctgaacTGCACCCTGCTGCTGTGCCATGCAGCCGTGGCCCCACTGGACCTGGTGGCCATCACCATGGCCTCGGGCACCCGCTGCTTCTCCTGCCTCAGCGTGGCCTGGGGCTTCGTCTCGGACGTGGACATCGAGAGTGAGAAGTACCGGCACATGGGTTCCGCCCGGTTCACGCTGGGCACCCTGGTGCGCCTGGCCTCCATGCACACCTACCGCGGGCGCCTCTCCTACCTGCCTGCCACCGATGCCACCGCCCACCGGCCCATCTCCCGCAGCATCACCGTGGCCCCCAACGGCCACCTGCCCCTGCAGCGCGTGCCCCTGCATCGTGCCCTGTCCGACATGGGGTTGTGCGAGGAGCGCCACGCCTTCCGGGGGGCCGAGCCAGCCCCCGTGCCCTGCCCCTCGcccggctccccgcccccctcctccgCCTCCGTCCTGCCCCCGCCCAGCTTCTCCTTCGAGCCCGGGCCAGGGGAGCTGCTGGCCGGCGGGGCAGGCGAGGCCCGGGTGGGCGGCCCCCCAGACGAGCTGCTGGTGCCGCTGGGGCAGCCGGTGCCCGGCTCCTGGATGACAGTGGAGGACAACTTTGTTCTGGTGCTGGCCATTTACCAGAGCCACCTGGGGGCTGACCTCTTCACCGCCCCCTTTGCCCGCTTCGACGACGGGCTCATCCATCTCTGCTTCATCAAAGCCGGCATCTCCCGCGCCGCCCTGATCCGCCTCTTCCTGGCCATGGAGAAGGGCAGCCACTTTGAGCAGGAGTGTCCCCACCTCATCCATGTGCCCGTCCGGGCCTTCCGCCTGGAGCCCCTCACCCGCAAGGGCACCCTGACcgtggacggtgagcgggtggaGTATGGCCCCATCCAGGGCCAGGTGCACCAGGGCCTCGCCAGACTCATCACCGGCGTCAATCGCCTCAAGATCGCCAGCAGCTAA